In the genome of Aspergillus luchuensis IFO 4308 DNA, chromosome 2, nearly complete sequence, one region contains:
- a CDS encoding telomerase reverse transcriptase (COG:B,L;~EggNog:ENOG410PIET;~InterPro:IPR003545,IPR000477,IPR021891,IPR043502;~PFAM:PF12009;~TransMembrane:1 (i613-632o);~go_function: GO:0003677 - DNA binding [Evidence IEA];~go_function: GO:0003721 - telomerase RNA reverse transcriptase activity [Evidence IEA];~go_function: GO:0003964 - RNA-directed DNA polymerase activity [Evidence IEA]) — MGKKRKRPIKGDRALDRLSQPCTSPASTCFKGQRSLARDDAAGHSHPVISLYYSQVLTLRQYLLRQIPLSSKSRRRRIVSIRHEQAPVETNDDGGSGQLASFLDTTLIGILTDSHPTCNEKRRQELAAFTQSQSRSEQTSTDTGPACAQAELVDFVISSLFSRDKFSRQRPLHLLTRGFRRESVHPAHRKRTISCSISGLEVQFPNDSVQQLKRAPWTEVLGLLGDSGEEIMLKLLLDCGIFVAVDQQRGIYFQLSGLPLSTLEPVNKVPQSHLAPKNALSSVTSNPGPAPDRKETKMNTSTSDCKPTTQKPAPIVFHRRRILYASPVLDSKGKIQFGMKSHVLNRFPSSTSLAHTTHVLKYIFPKQFGLHNVFSSVSNGQDIFKDYAYREDEIAKLEKAKRAHSHSESMIPRRLQGKAVELVQQLQNRNKHCSYAHLLNYYCPAERTGPWKLGPEPFDDNKLSTSESLITQSRLSCQQASSSIPDGSPSVDPSISDMPKLQAPKLSLTDYATPASSVSAFCRAVMKNLIPPQFYGTGQNRILHQDKILKHVDQFVQMRRFENLSLQDVCQGIKVTCIPWLEPPSNTRQALSPLRHKLSRSDFEKRTELLHEFVYYLFDSILIPLIRANFYVTESQSGRNRLFYFRHDVWYQLTERPILELKAGVFEELEPATAQRVVEKRLEKSGMGYGSLRLLPKSTGIRPLLNLKRKPVLAGHAKSGKFWSVNSVVAPIHSMLQYEKTRAPSKLGSCVQSVGEIYSQLKNFKRHLQNQGSMPPLYFVKLDIQSCFDTIPQQSLVHLIERLITEAAYHYTKHVEMTPSDEFNILWPSHERPSKARRRFVGRAAPAARPQHLAEAVTNGETSQRRNTVFVDTLMQREFNAEDLLDLLDDHVRNNLIKFGRNYFRQCNGIPQGSVLSSMLCNLFYADMEQQVLGFLQSDNALLVRLVDDFLLVTTESSLAMRFLQVMIPGQPAYGVSVNPAKSLVNFAAAVEGIQVPRLVDTRLFPYCGCLIDTRSLEIYKDHERILEGGQSVATSLSNSLTVELTRVPGRTLHRKLLGSFKLLMHPMYLDRQHNTIGVILSNLYANFVISGMKMYRYLKSSGQMHPAPGVVIRIIRDMIHLATRMVQARREANVPAAAGRGVHHCEVEFLAAAAFRFVLGRKQARYVRVLGWLDVILRESQPNSQHQAWQLGQVVRTGNATYGGWKF; from the exons atgggaaagaagaggaagagacccATTAAGGGTGACCGTGCGCTGGACAGGTTGTCGCAGCCATGCACCTCTCCAGCATCCACTTGTTTCAAGGGACAGCGCAGCCTGGCTCgtgatgatgctgcaggGCACTCTCATCCAGTTATCTCACTATACTATTCTCAGGTTTTAACGCTGAGACAGTACCTTCTACGCCAAATACCCCTATCCTCCAAATCCCGCCGTCGGAGAATTGTGTCCATACGTCATGAGCAGGCTCCTGTCGAGACCAATGACGATGGTGGCTCAGGACAACTTGCTAGCTTTCTTGATACGACGCTAATAGGCATATTGACCGACTCGCATCCGACATGCAACGAGAAGCGCCGGCAAGAGCTAGCTGCATTCACGCAGTCGCAGTCCAGATCTGAACAAACCAGCACGGACACTGGACCAGCATGTGCTCAGGCAGAG CTTGTAGATTTCGTCATATCCTCTCTGTTCAGTCGTGACAAATTCTCCCGCCAAAGGCCCCTTCATCTATTGACCCGGGGCTTCAGACGTGAGAGCGTGCATCCTGCTCATAGGAAGCGAACGATCTCCTGCAGTATTTCAGGCCTCGAGGTGCAGTTCCCTAATGACAGTGTTCAGCAACTGAAGCGGGCGCCATGGACAGAAGTGCTTGGCTTGTTGGGAGACAGCGGGGAAGAGATCATGCTAAAACTTCTCCTGGATTGTGGAATATTTGTGGCCGTTGATCAACAAAGAGGAATATATTTCCAATTGAGTG GACTCCCTCTATCAACACTTGAACCTGTAAACAAGGTGCCTCAAAGCCATTTGGCTCCAAAAAATGCACTTTCCTCTGTGACAAGCAACCCTGGACCAGCGCCTGATCGCAAGGAGACGAAAATGAATACAAGCACTTCTGACTGCAAGCCGACCACACAGAAGCCAGCTCCTATTGTCTTCCATCGCCGACGTATTCTGTATGCTTCTCCAGTGCTTGATTCGAAAGGAAAGATACAATTTGGGATGAAGAGTC ATGTTCTGAAccgtttcccttcttccacaTCGCTCGCGCACACTACTCATGTGTTGAAATACATATTTCCCAAACAGTTTGGCTTGCACAATGTCTTTTCGAGCGTGTCAAATGGGCAAGACATATTCAAAGATTATGCTTATCGCGAAGATGAGATTGCAAAGTTGGAGAAGGCAAAGCGAGCCCATTCACACTCAGAAAGCATGATCCCCAGACGACTTCAAGGCAAAGCTGTAGAGTTGGTCCAGCAGTTGCAGAACCGGAACAAGCACTGTTCCTATGCGCATTTGCTCAATTATTATTGTCCTGCAGAG CGTACTGGACCGTGGAAACTCGGCCCTGAACCGTTCGATGATAACAAATTGTCGACATCAGAGTCTTTGATCACCCAGTCACGACTGTCCTGCCAGCAGGCATCTTCGTCAATCCCGGATGGTAGTCCCTCGGTAGATCCAAGTATCAGCGACATGCCAAAATTACAAGCACCGAAGCTCAGCTTGACCGACTATGCGACGCCTGCCTCATCTGTCTCCGCCTTCTGCAGAGCTGTCATGAAGAACCTGATTCCCCCTCAATTCTACGGAACTGGTCAGAACAGAATTCTGCATCAAGATAAAATCCTGAAACATGTTGATCAATTCGTGCAAATGCGGCGTTTCGAAAACCTGAGTCTTCAGGATGTGTGCCAGGGGATCAAG GTTACTTGTATACCTTGGCTTGAGCCTCCTTCCAATACAAGACAAGCACTCAGTCCCTTGCGACACAAGCTGTCGAGGTCCGATTTCGAGAAGCGAACAGAGCTACTTCATGAGTTTGTGTACTACCTGTTCGACTCAATCCTGATACCACTCATCCGTGCCAACTTTTATGTCACCGAGTCCCAGTCTGGTCGAAACCGTTTGTTCTATTTCCGGCACGACGTTTGGTATCAGCTGACTGAAAGACCGATACTTGAGCTCAAGGCTGGCGTTTTCGAAGAGTTGGAACCGGCCACAGCCCAGCGTGTGGTAGAGAAGAGATTAGAGAAGAGCGGTATGGGATATGGCTCCTTACGACTCTTGCCTAAATCAACAGGCATTCGCCCTCTCTTAAATCTCAAGCGAAAACCTGTACTAGCGGGCCACGCAAAATCCGGTAAATTCTGGAGTGTCAATTCGGTTGTTGCCCCGATTCATAGCATGCTCCAGTACGAGAAGACACGAGCGCCGTCCAAACTAGGCTCATGTGTGCAGTCGGTTGGGGAGATTTATTCCCAATTGAAGAACTTCAAAAGACACCTACAGAATCAGGGCTCAATGCCTCCATTGTACTTTGTCAAACTCGATATCCAGTCTTGCTTTGATACAATCCCTCAGCAAAGCCTGGTCCATCTTATTGAAAGGTTGATCACTGAAGCCGCCTACCATTATACCAAGCACGTCGAAATGACGCCATCTGATGAGTTCAACATCCTGTGGCCATCGCACGAACGACCAAGCAAGGCTAGGCGGCGATTTGTCGGTAGAGCAGCCCCTGCTGCAAGGCCACAGCACCTGGCAGAGGCGGTGACCAACGGCGAGACCAGCCAGAGGCGAAACACCGTCTTTGTCGACACGCTCATGCAGAGAGAATTCAATGCGGAAGATTtactcgacctcctcgatgACCACGTGCGAAACAATCTAATTAAGTTCGGGCGGAATTACTTTCGGCAATGCAATGGCATTCCCCAGGGCTCAGTGTTATCGAGCATGCTGTGTAACCTATTCTATGCAGACATGGAGCAGCAAGTACTGGGATTCCTGCAGTCAGACAATGCTTTACTGGTTCGCTTAGTTGACGACTTCCTGCTCGTCACCACCGAGTCCTCACTGGCTATGCGTTTCCTCCAGGTGATGATCCCCGGGCAGCCTGCCTATGGCGTCTCAGTCAATCCAGCCAAAAGCTTGGTCAACTTCGCCGCCGCTGTGGAGGGGATTCAGGTCCCGCGTCTGGTGGATACTCGGCTCTTCCCTTACTGTGGATGTCTGATCGATACCCGTTCTTTAGAGATCTACAAGGATCATGAGCGCATTCTGGAAGGGGGGCAATCCGTCGCCACTAGTCTCTCGAACTCGCTCACGGTCGAACTGACGCGAGTACCGGGCCGGACTCTTCACCGCAAACTGCTGGGGTCCTTCAAGCTGCTCATGCATCCCATGTACTTGGACAGGCAACACAACACGATTGGGGTAATCCTGTCGAACCTGTATGCAAACTTCGTCATATCGGGAATGAAGATGTACCGATACTTGAAGTCATCCGGGCAGATGCACCCAGCCCCCGGGGTGGTGATTCGAATCATTCGAGACATGATACACCTAGCCACCCGCATGGTCCAAGCCCGACGTGAGGCGAACGTACCAGCCGCAGCTGGTCGCGGGGTGCATCATTGCGAGGTTGAATTCCTGGCTGCCGCGGCCTTCCGGTTCGTGCTGGGACGCAAGCAAGCCCGATACGTGCGGGTgttgggctggctggatgtCATTCTCCGAGAGAGCCAGCCCAATTCCCAGCACCAGGCCTGGCAGCTGGGGCAGGTGGTGCGAACCGGCAATGCGACATATGGCGGCTGGAAGTTCTAG
- a CDS encoding putative TBC domain protein (COG:T;~EggNog:ENOG410PGK1;~InterPro:IPR035969,IPR000195;~PFAM:PF00566) has translation MTTVCTTTPNSPPDLSGSKSSKSSSFRSSSQHSGPEAIFTDISNFEEVDLQDDVHVSYTKGTTPYVQNAGITRASAAIMQKSAVATTRDLTATKTKTPYPTGKQVNGTLAQPGRGPKHRPGNQRDPASTKQSALQVTKPHRSRSSSPLRPTSSLSSSPSTHSLSLTPVNTHTLNRKPSWQRPRKTVQDLEDEYHDSDEELPEDASLWNVPISPRPVQDRAPSRASSPNGRSPGPRPLPLSHSVSDVTVPRSPSGSRSPTTRNNRSSSAGPERGQISPRNPRAYSYNNMMSDLSEEAKIITEALEFHADERQRQRGERLQSGLSSLRSSEESKRGSKSTIELPPLQKSNIMIDPLPPSKEKEKVLTRTRPSWLPPKDQKEEKRHLKEYKRMMAQAKEADKRRAAKAASAKCEKDNTRETLQQIWDEYVYPNWDNVINETRTRELWWRGVPPRIRGSTWQRAIGNELALSEETYKKALQRAKDVRARPEGDSGETNKRMRDWFEAIDADASKAFPDLNLFQVGGPLRETLIDVLQAYSMYRSDVGYVSGLHTIAALLVLQFPSPSSAFLAMANALNRPLPVAFLTLDRGAIGRTYSLASATLKYKFPRLMTHLHETLRLSDEEIWEPMFRSLLTNGLDLERLSRVWDCWVFEGDRIMIRAAVAILGCLQPQLFGYTKPDDQSRKAVQDILSWGPRQGGTRTQERHSAPAATGFGGGQMASGMGDYWMLGSAGDEDGFMHEVREAGKVR, from the exons ATGACAACCGTTTGTACGACCACCCCGAATTCCCCTCCTGACCTCTCCGGGTCCAAGTCCTCCAAATCTTCCTCCTTTCGTTCTTCCTCGCAACACTCCGGCCCCGAAGCCATCTTCACTGATATCTCCAATTTCGAAGAAGTGGACCTCCAGGATGATGTGCATGTCTCCTACACCAAGGGTACAACCCCGTACGTCCAAAATGCTGGAATCACACGAGCTTCAGCGGCCATCATGCAGAAATCGGCGGTTGCGACAACACGCGATCTGACCGCCACGAAAACAAAGACACCCTACCCTACCGGAAAGCAGGTCAATGGCACCTTGGCTCAGCCGGGCCGTGGTCCCAAGCACCGCCCCGGCAATCAGCGGGATCCAGCCTCCACCAAGCAATCCGCCCTCCAAGTCACGAAGCCTCATCGTTCGcgttcctcctctccactgcGACCGACATCGAGCTTGAGCTCGTCGCCGTCTACACACAGCCTGTCCCTGACCCCCGTCAATACCCACACCCTCAACCGGAAACCCTCGTGGCAGCGACCGCGCAAAACCGTGCAGGATTTGGAGGATGAATACCATGACTCCGATGAAGAATTACCCGAGGATGCGAGTCTGTGGAATGTTCCCATCTCCCCGCGGCCGGTGCAGGATCGGGCGCCATCCCGGGCCTCCAGCCCCAACGGTCGCAGTCCAGGCCCTCGACCCCTGCCGCTGTCGCATTCGGTATCCGATGTCACTGTGCCCCGGTCGCCTTCCGGTTCGCGATCTCCCACGACCCGCAACAATCGTTCCAGCTCTGCAGGACCTGAGCGCGGCCAGATCTCGCCCCGCAATCCGCGAGCCTACTCATACAACAACATGATGTCGGATTTGTCGGAAGAAGCCAAGATCATCACGGAAGCTCTGGAGTTCCACGCCGATGAGCGCCAACGCCAGCGGGGAGAGCGTCTGCAAAGCGggctctcctctcttcggTCGAGCGAGGAGTCCAAGCGCGGATCCAAGAGCACCATTGAGCTGCCCCCGTTGCAAAAGTCCAATATCATGATTGATCCGTTACCTCCcagcaaggagaaggagaaggtcctGACGCGGACGCGGCCCAGCTGGCTGCCTCCGAAGGaccagaaggaggagaagcggcATTTAAAGGAATACAAGCGGATGATGGCGCAGGCCAAGGAAGCAG ATAAACGCCGTGCGGCGAAGGCTGCTTCCGCGAAATGCGAAAAAGACAACACTCGCGAGACTCTGCAGCAGATCTGGGACGAGTACGTGTACCCGAATTGGGATAATGTCATTAATGAAACCCGCACGCGGGAGTTATGGTGGCGCGGAGTGCCGCCTCGGATCCGGGGCTCGACCTGGCAGCGTGCCATCGGCAATGAGCTGGCTCTCTCCGAGGAAACATACAAAAAGGCCTTGCAGCGCGCCAAGGACGTGCGGGCGCGGCCCGAGGGCGATTCTGGGGAGACCAACAAGCGCATGAGGGATTGGTTCGAGGCGATTGACGCTGATGCGTCCAAGGCGTTCCCTGACCTGAACTTGTTTCAAGTCGGCGGTCCGCTGCGCGAGACGTTGATCGATGTGTTGCAGGCGTACTCGATGTATCGCAGCGACGTGGGCTATGTCAGTGGCTTGCAT ACCATCGCTGCCCTCCTTGTCCTGCAATttccatcgccatcgtccGCGTTCCTGGCCATGGCCAACGCGCTCAATCGGCCGCTCCCTGTTGCTTTTCTTACATTGGACCGCGGGGCGATCGGTCGTACATATTCACTGGCGTCTGCGACGCTGAAATACAAATTCCCGCGTTTGATGACGCATCTGCACGAGACGCTCCGACTCAGCGACGAAGAGATCTGGGAGCCGATGTTCCGGTCGCTGCTGACGAACGGGCTGGACTTGGAGCGTCTCAGCCGGGTCTGGGACTGCTGGGTGTTTGAAGGAGACCGGATCATGATCCGGGCGGCCGTTGCGATCCTCGGATGCTTGCAGCCCCAGCTGTTTGGGTACACCAAGCCGGACGACCAGAGTCGCAAGGCGGTGCAGGACATTCTCAGCTGGGGACCGCGACAGGGGGGCACTCGGACGCAGGAGCGACACAGTGCCCCGGCCGCAACTGGGTTTGGAGGGGGGCAGATGGCATCTGGCATGGGTGACTACTGGATGTTGGGCTCGGCGGGTGACGAGGACGGATTTATGCATGAAGTGCGCGAGGCAGGCAAGGTgcggtga
- a CDS encoding SDR family NAD(P)-dependent oxidoreductase (COG:Q;~EggNog:ENOG410PI0J;~InterPro:IPR002347,IPR036291,IPR020904;~PFAM:PF00106,PF13561,PF08659;~go_function: GO:0016491 - oxidoreductase activity [Evidence IEA];~go_process: GO:0055114 - oxidation-reduction process [Evidence IEA]), whose protein sequence is MLQRQFLRALLRPTHAIHTSNTIRPAIYTSSRHLISTPLYNYSITQQHYFSHTPIRPQSDLHKMASASNENFKLENLFGVKGKVALITGGGSGIGLMATQALATNGAKVYITGRTQEKLDRVASLYNKNISGEIIPIVSDITSKESISKLVKEIESRESHLSILINNAGISSSTDNTEPSDATELKQSLFDDATPMSEWEDTYRTNVMQLYFTTTAFLPLLQKGSEREKGWSSTVVNITSISGIVKVSQHHFAYNASKAAAIHLTKMLAHEVADSGLRIRVNNIAPGVFPSEMTAGESDEKQKSALAKEKYEGKVPAARPGKDEDMASAVLFVSTNQYLNGQTVVVDGGYVLAAGTV, encoded by the exons ATGTTACAGCGTCAATTCCTTCGTGCACTGCTACGTCCTACCCACGCAATTCACACCAGTAATACTATCCGTCCAGCTATATATACCTCAAGCAGACATCTCATCTCTACCCCGTTATACAACTATTCCATAACTCAACAACACTACTTCTCTCACACACCCATCAGACCTCAGTCGGACCTCCACAAAATGGCCTCTGCAAGCAACGAGAACTTTAAGCTGGAGAATCTCTTCGGTGTGAAGGGCAAAG TTGCCCTAATCACCGGCGGCGGCTCAGGCATCGGCCTAATGGCGACGCAAGCACTCGCGACCAACGGGGCAAAAGTGTACATCACGGGCCGAACACAAGAGAAACTCGACCGGGTAGCAAGCCTCTACAACAAGAACATAAGCGGGGAGATCATCCCGATCGTGTCAGATATCACATCGAAAGAATCCATCAGTAAGCTCGTGAAGGAGATTGAATCGCGCGAATCGCACCTCTCCATCCTGATCAACAACGCAggaatcagcagcagcacggaTAACACGGAACCCAGCGACGCCACGGAACTGAAGCAGTCGCTCTTCGATGATGCGACCCCTATGAGCGAGTGGGAAGATACCTACCGGACGAATGTCATGCAGTTGTATTTCACCACGACGGCTTTCTTGCCGCTGTTGCAGAAGGGGTCcgagagggaaaaagggtGGAGTAGTACTGTGGTGAATATTACCAGTATCTCGGGTATTGTGAAGGTGTCGCAGCATCATTTCGCGTATAATGCTAGCAAGGCGGCGGCGATTCATTTGACCAAGATGTTGGCGCATGAGGTGGCCGATAGTGGGTTGAGGATCAGAGTGAATAATATTGCTCCCGGGGTGTTTCCGAGTGAGATGACGGCGGGCGAGAGTGATGAGAAACAGAAGAGTGCGTTGGCCAAGGAGAAGTATGAGGGTAAGGTGCCGGCGGCGAGACCgggcaaggatgaggatatggCCAGTGCGGTGCTGTTTGTTAGTACGAATCAGTATTTGAATGGGCAGACGGTCGTTGTCGATGGGGGGTATGTGTTGGCTGCTGGGACGGTTTAG
- a CDS encoding uncharacterized protein (COG:T;~EggNog:ENOG410Q2W4;~InterPro:IPR000719,IPR011009;~PFAM:PF07714,PF00069;~go_function: GO:0004672 - protein kinase activity [Evidence IEA];~go_function: GO:0005524 - ATP binding [Evidence IEA];~go_process: GO:0006468 - protein phosphorylation [Evidence IEA]), producing MPSTIAIAKNYLCFKLPFSEYSFSIPSVPFPWHTHTQTHTTATITDTTGISEESPLLPHHHQQQNTPQSLKDKYGTCTTILHYGTSSSVRLYTNTTTTKKNKKLHVLKTLRPTPSSTKQTLKSTLESLLSSTLYHPHLLQTIDIIPNSRGETCLVSEYCELGDLGTYISSSSTSHVDGVMGVREADRILYQIMSAVEFLHEMGVVHGCICVENILVSSKDGNGNGVCVKLGDLGDARVLDSQLSHDHIGVKDGDGNGYYAAWKEDVYPLVRGLSMGIGKFEELELEGRCDRRKRRNNPYAAPEVLHSPSPSPYSSAYRRRGYGSPSLGGVGNDPRAVDVWAVGIIYLVLRLGRILWRSASEEEDGRYAEYLAGRKRREGYRVIEGLGGAQCRNVVYAMLNPDAKRRIKASEVMRSEWMYNLDVYQ from the exons atgcCATCAACAATAGCAATCGCCAAAAACTACTTGTGTTTCAAACTCCCTTTCTCGGAGTACTCGTTCTCAATCCCTTCGGTGCCTTTTCCATggcatacacatacacagacACATACCACTGCTACTATCACAGACACAACCGGCATATCAGAAGAGagtcctctccttcctcaccaccaccaacaacaaaataCGCCTCAATCCCTCAAAGACAAATACGGCACctgcaccaccatcctccactacGGCACATCCAGCTCCGTTCGTCtctacaccaacaccaccaccaccaagaaaaacaaaaaactGCACGTCCTCAAAACCCTCCGTCCAACCCCTTCCTCGACAAAACAAACCCTAAAATCCACCCTCGAGTCCCTCCTCTCGTCAACACTCTACCATCcacatctcctccagaccaTTGATATCATCCCCAACTCTCGTGGAGAAACATGTCTGGTAAGTGAGTATTGTGAACTAGGTGATTTAGGGACGTatatctcctcctcctctactTCCCATGTGGATGGAGTAATGGGTGTGAGAGAAGCAGATAGGATTCTGTATCAGATAATGAGCGCAGTGGAATTTCTTCACGAGATGGGGGTGGTTCATGGGTGTATTTGCGTGGAGAATATTTTGGTTTCTTCTAaagatgggaatgggaatggggttTGTGTCAAGTTGGGGGATTTAGGAGATGCGAGGGTGCTGGACTCTCAACTCTCTCACGATCATATTGGGGTGaaagatggtgatggtaatGGGTACTACGCAGCATGGAAAGAGGATGTATATCCCCTAGTTAGGGGGTTATCGATGGGGATAGGGAAGTttgaggagttggagttggagggaAGATGTGataggagaaagaggaggaataatCCTTATGCTGCGCCGGAGGTACttcattctccttctccatctccttacTCTTCGGCTTATCGTCGACGTGGGTATGGAAGTCCTTCCCTAGGGGGAGTAGGGAATGATCCCCGGGCTGTGGATGTCTGGGCTGTCGGGATTATATACCTTGTCCTTAGACTGGGGAGGATTCTCTGGCGGAGTgcgagtgaggaggaggatgggcgGTATGCGGAGTATCTTgctgggaggaagaggagggaggggtatAGGGTTATTGAGGGGTTAGGAGGG GCACAATGCAGGAACGTGGTATACGCGATGCTAAACCCCGATGCCAAACGACGGATCAAAGCATCTGAAGTGATGAGATCAGAATGGATGTATAACCTCGATGTGTATCAATAA
- a CDS encoding NADP-dependent oxidoreductase (COG:S;~EggNog:ENOG410PH0U;~InterPro:IPR041694,IPR013149,IPR036291,IPR011032, IPR020843;~PFAM:PF00107,PF13602,PF16884;~go_function: GO:0016491 - oxidoreductase activity [Evidence IEA];~go_process: GO:0055114 - oxidation-reduction process [Evidence IEA]) has translation MTITNRQLIYVKAPTAAIDPSVTTGTFNLKTTTTIDRNNVPDDKVLVRIHYLALEPAMRQWLTAKRSYIAPMKIGSVMRGQSIAQVLSVGSSLTSQYQVGDWVIAYSGWQEYAVLGAKEAQKISVPEGCKPTDAMSVLGMTGLTAYFGMMDVGKPKAGDTVVVSGAAGATGMVAGQIAKIQGAKRVVGIAGSKDKCEFLVRELGFDVAINYKDEDWKKQLKEATPEYIDVYFDNVGGEILDACLGRAAQFARFVICGAISQYNVAKPKGPANIMQVISQRVKMQGYIVFDYAKQYPDALQDLAKWLTQGKIKRKEHIVKGGLESAPKSLVDLYNGVNTGKMMVEVVPAEEGIKAKL, from the exons ATGACCATCACAAACCGCCAACTCATCTACGTCAAGGCCCCCACAGCCGCTATCGACCCATCCGTAACAACCGGCACCTTCAACCTgaagaccaccaccaccatcgacaGGAACAATGTCCCGGATGACAAAGTCCTCGTGCGCATCCACTACCTCGCCCTCGAGCCTGCCATGCGCCAATGGCTCACAGCCAAACGGTCGTACATTGCGCCCATGAAAATCGGCAGTGTCATGCGCGGCCAAAGCATCGCGCAGGTGCTCTCCGTCGGTAGCAGTCTGACATCCCAATACCAAGTCGGCGACTGGGTGATTGCCTATTCTGGATGGCAGGAATACGCTGTTCTAGGCGCCAAAGAGGCGCAAAAGATCTCCGTGCCGGAGGGGTGCAAGCCCACGGATGCGATGTCCGTGCTGGGGATGACGGGTCTGACGGCGTATTTcgggatgatggatgtggggAAGCCAAAGGCTGGCGATACGGTGGTTGTGTCTGGGGCAGCGGGTGCGACGGGGATGGTGGCCGGGCAGATTGCGAAGATTCAGGGAGCGAAGAGGGTGGTTGGGATTGCGGGAAGTAAGGATAAGTGTGAGTTTTTGGTGAGGGAGTTGGGGTTTGATGTGGCGATTAATTacaaggatgaggattggAAGAAGCAGTTGAAGGAGGCTACGCCGGAGTATATTGATGTTTACTTTGATAATGTGGGTGGGGAGATCCTGGATGCGTGTTTGGGCCGGGCGGCGCAGTTTGCTAGGTTCGTTATTTGTGGTGCGATTAGCCAGTATAATGTCGCGAAGCCGAAGGGGCCGGCGAATATTATGCAGGTTATT TCGCAACGAGTCAAAATGCAGGGCTACATCGTGTTCGACTACGCCAAGCAGTACCCGGATGCGTTGCAGGATCTGGCCAAGTGGTTGACGCAGGGCAAGATCAAGCGCAAGGAGCATATTGTCAAGGGGGGATTGGAGTCGGCGCCGAAGAGTCTGGTGGATTTGTATAATGGAGTGAATACGGgcaagatgatggtggaggtggtgccggcggaggagggaattAAAGCCAAGTTGTAG
- the dprC gene encoding protein dprC (COG:S;~EggNog:ENOG410PZ53): MSSKSTNATGSGAMREPTDTTGGAAYQQPNQAATAAGGAASSAAGYNTAPVSGSQTTSGVGYQPTQSSGSTYGTQSKSAAAGESVGGGVKSAAAGIHGAGESLRGGLTAAVDKAFGHEEGAAKNSAIAREGEREIQSGNFSRTQR, encoded by the exons ATGTCTTCCAAGTCGACCAACGCAACCGGCTCTGGAGCCATGCGTGAACCTACAGACACCACCGGCGGGGCCGCTTACCAGCAACCGAACCAAGCGGCTACCGCTGCCGGAGGCGCTGCCTCAAGCGCAGCTGGCTACAACACGGCCCCGGTCTCGGGATCGCAAACCACCAGTGGAGTGGGATATCAACCGACGCAATCATCCGGTAGCACATATGGCACCCAATCCAAGTCGGCAGCTGCCGGGGAATCCGTTGGCGGCGGTGTGAAGtcggcagctgcaggaatCCAT GGAGCGGGGGAGTCATTGCGAGGCGGGCTCACAGCTGCGGTCGACAAGGCCTTTGGGCACGAAGAAGGGGCCGCCAAAAACTCGGCCATTGCTCGAGAAGGGGAGCGAGAGATTCAATCGGGAAATTTTAGCAGAACCCAGCGGTGA